In a single window of the Carassius carassius chromosome 26, fCarCar2.1, whole genome shotgun sequence genome:
- the LOC132106232 gene encoding tetraspanin-7-like produces MVVDKEQDGAMSFAPPYDSLPARPSPCRSKEWERELHGDQRLSSPLRAALPSVSRRPSALPGYLLSPSREYADQQQRLSLSLCSETSLAPPVPAVGAAPPCCRMVGVMPLLRLALLIFSFLFWAAGLAILTLGVWAQASVFDYMLLSTNRYPNAPIILLGTGAVVTTWGFLGCFGVAANLPYLLRAYGFFQLATLMGGLAAGLSGLFYREDIAEGFRSGLKNAVLDYGEDEGRADALDSLQRALDCCGAEGWRDWLMSVWAIQDTVYSTGGLGNDSSAVSLPDSCCMKRKGCLNRPLPESVFSDTELAGIHAHGCFRKVFSLVNDNIFHIAATVLCLAFTQVAGIALTCLLANRLSPRLRRQAP; encoded by the coding sequence ATGGTGGTAGATAAAGAGCAAGACGGGGCCATGAGCTTTGCACCGCCCTACGACTCGCTACCAGCTCGGCCGAGTCCCTGTCGTTCAAAAGAGTGGGAAAGAGAGCTGCATGGTGATCAAAGACTGTCGTCCCCACTTCGAGCAGCTCTGCCTTCCGTTTCCCGACGGCCTTCAGCGCTCCCTGGATATCTGCTCTCACCCTCCCGAGAGTATGCTGATCAACAGCAACGTCTTTCATTATCGCTGTGCTCAGAGACCTCACTGGCACCCCCTGTGCCTGCTGTGGGTGCTGCTCCACCTTGCTGCCGGATGGTGGGAGTGATGCCCTTGCTGCGCCTTGCGCTCCTGATTTTCAGCTTCCTTTTTTGGGCAGCAGGTCTTGCGATCCTCACCTTAGGAGTCTGGGCACAAGCTTCGGTGTTTGACTACATGCTACTCTCTACGAACCGCTACCCAAATGCACCCATCATCTTGTTAGGCACAGGTGCTGTTGTGACCACTTGGGGCTTTTTGGGATGTTTTGGAGTGGCTGCGAACCTTCCCTACCTTCTGCGGGCATATGGCTTTTTCCAGTTGGCCACACTCATGGGTGGACTAGCGGCGGGTCTCTCGGGGCTGTTTTACAGGGAGGATATTGCCGAAGGTTTCCGTAGTGGGCTTAAGAATGCTGTGTTGGACTATGGAGAAGATGAGGGCCGCGCAGATGCACTGGACAGTCTGCAGAGGGCACTTGATTGCTGTGGCGCTGAGGGTTGGCGCGATTGGCTCATGTCCGTTTGGGCTATTCAGGATACTGTTTACTCAACAGGAGGTTTGGGGAATGATTCTTCTGCTGTGTCGTTGCCAGACAGTTGCTGTATGAAACGCAAAGGCTGTCTTAATAGACCATTGCCAGAGAGTGTATTCAGCGACACTGAACTCGCAGGGATTCATGCTCACGGTTGTTTTCGCAAAGTCTTCAGCTTGGTAAATGACAACATCTTTCATATTGCAGCAACAGTCCTGTGTCTTGCTTTCACCCAGGTGGCAGGTATAGCCCTCACTTGTCTGCTTGCCAATCGTCTTTCACCCAGACTGCGAAGACAAGCCCCTTGA
- the LOC132105368 gene encoding deleted in malignant brain tumors 1 protein-like — VWLNDVNCVGNEITLAACESQKTEDYSLHYKDAGVICQSLVKLVNGTNSCSGRVEVFFDGRWGTVCDDGWDQSDAAVVCRELGCGNIIEAKNAAYFGLGLGIVWLSDLQCASYSTLRNCNSKGWGQNSCGHEKDAGVACQLNIRLVNGITSCSGRVEVFRDSQWGTVFDDGWDLSDAAVVCRQMGCGDAIEAIGGAYFGQGAGQIFMGYVNCVGNETMLTDCKFQRWGMDDHSKDVGVICDPSLRLINGHGSCSGRVEVLYNGAWRTVCDDGWDLTDAAVVCREMGCGDVIEAKSAAHFGSGSGPVWISDLQCSNTDSRLRDCKSSGWGRGSCGHEKDTGVICKDNVRLVSSTNPCSGRVEVLLAGQWGTVCDVGWDASDAAVVCKQLGCGTVLELKSAAYFGMGSGTVWMNNVNCSGNEPSLMSCSYNAIPNRCGHEKDAGIICGSVKVMFRVEVKARNGIDPNAAGIINKLSLR, encoded by the exons GTATGGCTGAATGATGTTAACTGCGTTGGAAATGAAATCACACTTGCTGCCTGTGAATCCCAAAAAACAGAAGATTACAGTTTGCATTACAAGGATGCTGGAGTCATCTGTCAAT CACTTGTTAAACTGGTGAATGGCACTAACTCTTGTTCTGGACGAGTTGAAGTTTTCTTTGATGGCCGTTGGGGAACAGTATGTGATGATGGATGGGATCAGTCAgatgctgcagtggtgtgtagagaaCTGGGCTGTGGGAATATTATAGAGGCAAAGAATGCTGCTTATTTTGGATTGGGATTAGGAATCGTATGGCTAAGTGATTTACAGTGTGCCAGTTACTCTACTCTGAGAAACTGTAATTCAAAGGGATGGGGACAAAACAGCTGTGGACATGAGAAAGATGCCGGAGTAGCCTGTCAAC TTAACATCAGACTGGTGAATGGCATAACCTCTTGTTCTGGACGAGTTGAGGTTTTTCGTGACAGTCAATGGGGAACCGTGTTTGATGATGGCTGGGATCTATCAgatgctgcagtggtgtgtagaCAGATGGGATGTGGAGATGCTATAGAGGCAATAGGTGGTGCTTATTTTGGACAAGGTGCAGGACAAATATTTATGGGCTATGTGAACTGTGTTGGAAATGAGACCATGCTCACTGATTGTAAATTTCAAAGATGGGGAATGGATGACCATTCAAAGGATGTTGGAGTCATCTGTGATC CTTCTCTCAGGCTCATAAATGGACACGGCTCTTGTTCTGGAAGAGTGGAGGTTCTTTATAATGGAGCATGGAGAACAGTGTGTGATGATGGCTGGGATCTGACAGACgctgcagtggtgtgtagagagaTGGGATGTGGGGATGTGATCGAGGCGAAGAGCGCTGCTCATTTCGGTTCAGGGTCAGGGCCTGTATGGATAAGTGATTTACAATGTTCCAACACTGACTCAAGACTAAGAGATTGTAAATCAAGTGGATGGGGAAGAGGCAGCTGTGGACATGAGAAAGACACAGGAGTCATCTGTAAGG ATAACGTTAGGCTGGTCAGCAGCACCAACCCCTGTTCTGGACGAGTGGAGGTTCTTCTTGCCggtcagtggggaacagtgtgtgatgTTGGATGGGATGCATCAgatgctgcagtggtgtgtaAGCAACTGGGCTGTGGGACAGTTTTGGAATTAAAGAGTGCTGCCTATTTTGGAATGGGTTCAGGAACGGTTTGGATGAATAATGTAAACTGTTCTGGGAATGAGCCTTCTTTGATGAGCTGTTCATATAATGCAATTCCAAACAGATGTGGCCACGAGAAAGATGCCGGAATCATTTGTGGAT CTGTTAAAGTCATGTTTAGGGTTGAAGTGAAGGCTAGGAATGGAATCGACCCAAATGCTGCAGGAATCATAAATAAACTTTCCCTGAGGTGA